One segment of Desulfosudis oleivorans Hxd3 DNA contains the following:
- a CDS encoding DUF2318 domain-containing protein, translated as MGTSKKAKIKDRTENNNHSEKKARVLAGNEKKPLLFAVACVVLIVLLAAGFYRVKGGGQETLSIAPAPAEAADRAVAYPAAQFADGKARHFDYTEGGRTIRYFVLQSADGVIRAAFDACDVCWPEGRGYYQEGDNMVCGNCGRRFASVKINEVQGGCNPAPLARIVQDGQVVINTADILAGAGYFNFESGR; from the coding sequence ATGGGAACTTCAAAAAAAGCAAAAATAAAAGATAGAACGGAAAACAACAACCATTCGGAGAAAAAAGCACGGGTTCTGGCTGGCAACGAAAAAAAGCCCCTCCTGTTTGCTGTTGCCTGTGTGGTCCTGATCGTTCTGCTGGCCGCCGGTTTTTACCGGGTGAAAGGCGGCGGGCAGGAGACGCTGTCCATTGCCCCGGCCCCCGCTGAAGCGGCCGACCGGGCCGTCGCCTACCCGGCCGCCCAGTTTGCCGACGGCAAGGCCCGTCATTTTGATTACACGGAAGGCGGCCGAACCATCCGGTACTTTGTCCTGCAAAGCGCCGACGGCGTGATCCGGGCCGCGTTTGACGCATGCGACGTGTGCTGGCCCGAGGGCAGGGGATATTACCAGGAAGGCGACAACATGGTGTGCGGCAACTGCGGCCGCCGGTTTGCCTCGGTAAAGATCAACGAAGTCCAGGGCGGGTGCAACCCGGCTCCTCTTGCGCGGATCGTGCAGGACGGCCAGGTGGTCATAAACACCGCGGATATTCTTGCCGGTGCCGGATACTTTAATTTTGAAAGCGGGAGGTAG
- a CDS encoding ABC transporter permease, with amino-acid sequence MTLKDIAVKNLWRRKGKSFFILAGLVIAVATVVGLISFVTAMTHNINHQLEKYGANILIVPKTDNLALTYGGMTLGGVAFETREIRESDLAGIATIKDAASIAAVGPVVLGGVEIENRHVLLAGIDFDATRILKPWWKVSGALPGPDEVLLGAETARIFGLGIHEPVSIKGRAMSVAGVLAPTGSQDDQLIFTTMGTAQVLLDKPGVVSMVEVAALCNACPVEEMVAQISEKLPDAKTMAIQQVVRGRMETLSHFQRFSYLISGIVVLIGGLVVLVTMMGSVRERTEEIGIFRAIGFRKKDVMEITFIEAAVLSAIGGLLGYLLGYGATRLGFLLLAKKEAATVLLNPTLAAGALLMAMAVGLAASAYPAFMAARMDPSRALRSL; translated from the coding sequence ATGACACTCAAGGATATCGCGGTAAAGAACCTGTGGCGACGCAAGGGCAAGTCGTTTTTCATCCTGGCGGGCCTGGTGATCGCCGTGGCCACGGTGGTGGGGCTGATCAGTTTTGTTACGGCCATGACCCACAACATCAACCACCAGCTTGAAAAATACGGCGCCAATATTTTGATTGTGCCGAAAACCGACAACCTGGCCCTGACCTATGGCGGCATGACCCTTGGCGGGGTGGCTTTTGAAACCCGGGAGATACGGGAGTCCGACCTGGCCGGTATTGCCACGATCAAGGACGCGGCCAGCATCGCCGCCGTGGGGCCGGTGGTGCTGGGCGGCGTGGAGATTGAAAACCGGCATGTGCTTCTGGCCGGAATTGATTTTGACGCCACCCGAATATTAAAACCCTGGTGGAAGGTTTCCGGGGCCCTGCCCGGTCCCGACGAAGTGCTGCTGGGCGCCGAAACCGCCCGGATCTTCGGCCTCGGTATTCATGAACCGGTCTCCATAAAAGGCCGGGCCATGAGCGTTGCCGGGGTTCTGGCGCCCACCGGGTCCCAGGACGACCAGTTGATATTTACAACCATGGGCACGGCCCAGGTGCTTCTGGATAAACCGGGCGTGGTCTCCATGGTGGAGGTGGCGGCCCTGTGCAATGCCTGCCCGGTTGAAGAGATGGTGGCCCAGATCTCCGAAAAACTGCCGGACGCCAAAACCATGGCCATTCAGCAGGTCGTTCGCGGCCGAATGGAAACCCTTAGCCATTTTCAACGGTTTTCCTACCTGATTTCCGGCATTGTCGTCCTTATCGGCGGGCTGGTGGTGCTGGTGACCATGATGGGAAGCGTTCGCGAGCGCACGGAGGAGATCGGCATTTTCCGGGCCATCGGGTTTCGGAAAAAAGATGTGATGGAAATCACGTTTATCGAAGCCGCTGTTTTGTCGGCAATCGGCGGTCTCCTCGGCTACCTGCTTGGATACGGCGCAACCCGGCTGGGCTTTCTGCTGTTAGCGAAAAAAGAGGCGGCCACGGTTCTGCTGAACCCGACCCTGGCGGCAGGGGCGTTGCTGATGGCCATGGCCGTGGGCCTGGCGGCAAGCGCCTATCCCGCTTTTATGGCCGCCAGAATGGATCCCAGCCGGGCCCTGCGTTCCCTGTAA
- a CDS encoding ABC transporter ATP-binding protein, which produces MRHIIVEHLSKIYGSGDSQVAAVSNMNFTIDSGEFVGVMGESGAGKSTLLSVLGAMNTPSAGRYLVDGIDVYGLSQEKQADFRREFLGFVFQRFHLIPYLTVLENVMLPLTTTDMNRREKQARARAALSVVGLENKWKRLPSEISGGENERVAVARAIVNDPPILLADEPTGNLDSRNTGEVMKLLCRLNENGATIVMVTHSAECAAYAGRVMTLADGRLVSEGRRPIEVVSPSFVFGRENVCYA; this is translated from the coding sequence ATGCGTCATATAATTGTTGAGCATCTTTCAAAAATCTACGGCAGCGGGGATTCACAGGTCGCGGCTGTCTCAAACATGAATTTTACAATCGATTCCGGAGAATTTGTCGGTGTGATGGGAGAGTCCGGCGCCGGAAAATCGACACTGCTGTCCGTGCTGGGCGCCATGAACACACCCAGCGCGGGACGGTATCTGGTGGACGGCATCGATGTGTACGGCCTTTCCCAGGAAAAACAGGCCGATTTTCGGCGGGAGTTTCTGGGCTTCGTGTTCCAGCGGTTTCACCTGATTCCCTATCTGACGGTCCTGGAAAACGTGATGCTGCCGTTGACTACCACGGATATGAACCGGCGGGAGAAGCAGGCCCGTGCCCGTGCCGCCCTTTCCGTGGTGGGGCTTGAGAACAAGTGGAAACGCCTGCCTTCCGAGATATCCGGCGGCGAAAACGAGCGGGTGGCCGTGGCCAGGGCCATTGTCAACGATCCGCCGATCCTGCTGGCGGACGAGCCCACCGGCAACCTGGATTCCCGCAACACGGGCGAGGTGATGAAACTGCTGTGCCGCCTCAATGAAAACGGCGCCACCATCGTAATGGTGACCCACAGCGCGGAGTGCGCGGCCTATGCCGGCCGCGTCATGACCCTGGCCGACGGAAGGCTGGTCTCCGAAGGGCGACGCCCCATTGAAGTGGTGAGCCCGTCATTTGTATTTGGCCGGGAAAATGTCTGCTATGCATAA
- a CDS encoding HNH endonuclease codes for MTKRTPYARSPESNSRETSMRKELAPFVLKNIGEIISDRKVSGMQMITVQPISGPSLVVWVKCAWKPGNSGNCAVQMAFPGKEDRAQTADEVVGVVLEKTKRANDRGATHILLLAADNDGHKPLAAYILSVNQVGSVVKEAVAVDESLTRNGASPSIYITAKGDRQIELVNIVKKYSIDLLKSSENQLPSTDAINDLNAYPPGISEPEKISRMSPSYSRDPKIRSFVIKRAKGRCEYCGEQGFLMSDGQNYYLEAHHIIALADEGEDTVENVIALCPKHHREAHFGANKEKLEVEMAKLIKQN; via the coding sequence ATGACTAAAAGAACTCCATATGCAAGAAGTCCAGAAAGCAATTCACGTGAAACTTCAATGCGTAAGGAATTAGCTCCATTTGTATTAAAAAATATCGGAGAAATCATTTCAGATCGCAAAGTTAGTGGTATGCAAATGATTACAGTCCAACCTATATCCGGTCCTTCACTTGTTGTTTGGGTAAAATGCGCCTGGAAACCAGGCAATTCAGGAAATTGCGCTGTCCAGATGGCATTTCCAGGCAAAGAAGATCGCGCTCAGACTGCAGATGAAGTTGTAGGGGTCGTGCTTGAAAAAACAAAACGTGCTAACGACCGAGGTGCAACCCACATTTTATTGTTGGCCGCAGACAATGATGGCCATAAGCCTTTGGCTGCCTATATTCTTTCTGTTAATCAAGTTGGTAGCGTCGTAAAAGAAGCTGTCGCAGTTGACGAATCACTCACGCGGAATGGAGCTTCTCCAAGCATTTACATAACCGCAAAGGGTGACCGGCAAATAGAGCTGGTCAATATTGTAAAAAAATATTCTATAGACCTCCTCAAATCATCAGAAAATCAATTGCCATCTACGGACGCAATAAACGACCTAAACGCTTATCCACCAGGGATTTCTGAGCCAGAGAAAATATCTCGGATGTCACCTTCATACTCAAGAGACCCCAAAATCAGGTCTTTTGTGATTAAGCGTGCTAAAGGTCGCTGTGAGTATTGTGGGGAACAAGGATTTTTAATGTCTGATGGTCAAAACTATTATTTAGAAGCACATCATATAATTGCCCTCGCTGACGAAGGAGAAGATACTGTTGAAAATGTAATAGCTCTTTGCCCAAAGCATCATCGAGAAGCGCATTTCGGGGCCAACAAGGAAAAACTTGAAGTTGAAATGGCGAAATTAATAAAGCAGAACTAA
- a CDS encoding DUF4238 domain-containing protein, producing MSKHKKQHFIPSSYLKAWCDPECPQKMTPYVWMFSFDGIDVKRKAPENIFYETDMYTIKGAKGERNLILEHGLQQLETKFARIRRTKLRKRIELTIEEQTFVCAFVSAAQSRTKANREHWKKNWERPFKMMEDMMEWAKTATPEEKRRAASISPLSSRKNDKSLDCSQVKELYENPLQKMLPVMISNLTPRLMKLSLAILCTNSIPGFITSDSPCVWYDPEAYKRPPFYRAPALMDTTLEITLPVSPKQTILISHSDCSGYIDVHNGVVDELNRRTRFHADEYFIVNRNLKNDFWFDPGEEPDDSWEKIQKETDTEHQI from the coding sequence ATGTCTAAGCATAAGAAACAACATTTTATACCAAGCTCTTACCTTAAAGCTTGGTGTGACCCAGAATGTCCCCAAAAAATGACTCCATATGTCTGGATGTTTTCCTTTGACGGGATAGACGTAAAACGTAAGGCACCGGAAAATATTTTTTATGAAACAGACATGTATACAATCAAGGGAGCAAAGGGTGAACGCAACCTAATCCTTGAGCATGGCCTTCAACAGTTAGAAACAAAGTTTGCAAGAATTAGAAGAACAAAACTTCGAAAAAGGATAGAATTAACTATTGAAGAGCAAACTTTTGTTTGTGCTTTTGTTTCTGCTGCTCAATCTAGAACCAAGGCGAATCGAGAGCACTGGAAAAAAAACTGGGAACGCCCATTCAAAATGATGGAAGACATGATGGAGTGGGCCAAAACTGCCACCCCTGAGGAAAAGAGGCGTGCGGCTTCAATATCTCCATTATCGTCCCGCAAAAACGATAAAAGTTTAGATTGTTCGCAAGTAAAGGAATTATACGAAAATCCTCTCCAAAAAATGCTACCGGTTATGATATCTAACCTCACACCGAGGCTAATGAAATTAAGCTTGGCGATATTATGCACTAATAGTATCCCAGGATTTATAACATCCGACAGCCCGTGTGTATGGTATGACCCAGAGGCCTATAAAAGGCCTCCATTTTATCGTGCCCCAGCATTAATGGATACTACTCTTGAGATAACGCTCCCTGTATCACCTAAACAAACTATACTCATAAGTCACTCTGACTGTAGTGGATATATTGATGTTCATAATGGGGTAGTTGATGAACTTAACAGAAGAACAAGATTCCATGCAGATGAATATTTTATCGTTAACAGAAATTTGAAAAATGATTTTTGGTTTGATCCTGGCGAGGAACCGGATGACTCTTGGGAGAAAATTCAAAAAGAAACCGACACTGAACATCAGATTTAA
- a CDS encoding CPBP family intramembrane glutamic endopeptidase, whose amino-acid sequence MSSTNTVRAAHRVPFGSFIPFLLISFGLAWGILGLYIFLPEKMVSVFGQLTGNHPLFYLAVYAPAIAAFAVVAWNSGLAGVRRFLGRVLLWRCSAAWYAFLIIGIPVIFVAGSAMRGNLFTDPFPFASSQALFVALFFAAIKGPVEEFGWRGIALPLLQRKFAPVWAGLILGAIWGLWHLPAFLLSGTQQSEWSFTAFFAGCLAISVIVTALFNYARGSILLPAFFHFQLMNPIFPDAQPYDTYLLIVAASLIIWFHRKDMFTKEQSVTEVVPGAKCGRKI is encoded by the coding sequence ATGTCTTCAACCAACACAGTACGGGCAGCACACCGGGTTCCGTTTGGCTCATTCATACCATTTTTGCTGATCTCCTTTGGCCTGGCCTGGGGGATTCTTGGTTTATACATTTTTCTTCCGGAAAAAATGGTATCGGTGTTTGGCCAACTTACGGGCAACCACCCGCTCTTTTACCTTGCCGTGTATGCGCCGGCAATTGCCGCGTTTGCTGTGGTTGCCTGGAACAGTGGTCTTGCAGGGGTGCGGCGCTTTTTGGGACGGGTGTTGCTTTGGCGCTGCAGCGCTGCCTGGTATGCCTTTCTGATCATCGGTATTCCTGTCATCTTTGTTGCCGGTTCCGCAATGCGGGGAAATCTTTTCACGGATCCGTTTCCATTCGCCTCATCGCAGGCCTTGTTCGTGGCGTTGTTCTTTGCAGCCATCAAAGGCCCTGTCGAAGAATTTGGCTGGCGGGGAATCGCCCTTCCGCTTCTCCAAAGGAAGTTCGCGCCAGTCTGGGCCGGGCTGATCCTTGGTGCAATATGGGGGCTGTGGCATCTACCGGCCTTCCTCCTGAGCGGAACCCAGCAAAGCGAGTGGTCATTTACCGCATTCTTCGCCGGATGCCTGGCGATAAGCGTCATTGTCACCGCACTGTTCAATTACGCCCGTGGCAGCATTCTGTTGCCGGCATTTTTCCACTTTCAGCTCATGAACCCCATATTCCCGGACGCACAGCCCTACGACACATACCTGCTGATCGTTGCTGCATCCCTCATCATCTGGTTCCACCGGAAGGACATGTTCACAAAAGAACAATCAGTAACAGAGGTCGTTCCGGGCGCAAAATGCGGCCGAAAAATATAA
- a CDS encoding DUF6544 family protein, translated as MILVYLIFGTLGIALFGLLVLRLWDERAEQAEWARLADLQPANPSLYDPMMVADLPEPARRFFNFAIAPGTPLLTVAEIDMGGQFSLGSRENPTYQQMDAKQILAAPSGFVWKLRLPGVIPVSGSDSGRWTRFRIFGLLPVARMGGDSDHTRSAFGRYIAEAFFWTPAALLPGPGVAWESVDDHTARATVSHLGLSQAVDVTVDGEGRPIEVHFMRWSDANPDKVHRLQPFGGKLSDFREVQGFRLPFNVEAGNMFGTDDYFAFFKAEVIAVRFPLPSHRFGSRDAR; from the coding sequence ATGATTTTAGTGTATTTAATTTTCGGAACGCTGGGCATTGCGCTGTTCGGACTGCTGGTGCTTCGCCTCTGGGATGAGCGTGCCGAGCAGGCGGAATGGGCGCGGCTGGCCGATTTGCAGCCGGCAAACCCGTCTTTATATGATCCGATGATGGTTGCCGATTTGCCCGAGCCGGCAAGGCGATTCTTCAACTTTGCCATTGCGCCCGGCACGCCTTTATTGACAGTGGCTGAAATCGATATGGGCGGGCAGTTCAGCCTGGGTTCTCGAGAAAACCCAACCTATCAGCAGATGGACGCAAAGCAGATTCTTGCCGCTCCATCGGGTTTTGTCTGGAAGCTTCGTTTGCCGGGTGTCATACCGGTTTCCGGCTCGGATTCCGGCCGGTGGACGCGGTTCCGCATTTTCGGCTTGCTGCCCGTTGCCCGGATGGGAGGCGATTCGGACCACACGCGGTCAGCGTTCGGCCGCTATATTGCCGAGGCTTTTTTCTGGACCCCTGCCGCCCTGCTGCCGGGCCCGGGCGTTGCCTGGGAATCGGTGGATGATCACACCGCTCGCGCCACGGTAAGCCACCTGGGACTGTCACAGGCTGTAGATGTGACGGTTGACGGCGAGGGCCGGCCAATTGAAGTTCATTTCATGCGATGGAGCGATGCGAATCCTGATAAAGTGCATCGACTGCAACCTTTTGGTGGCAAACTGTCTGATTTCCGTGAAGTTCAAGGCTTTCGCCTTCCCTTTAATGTGGAGGCGGGAAATATGTTCGGCACGGACGACTATTTCGCCTTCTTTAAAGCCGAGGTCATTGCTGTTCGTTTTCCGCTTCCTTCACACCGATTCGGAAGTCGGGACGCCCGATGA
- a CDS encoding type II toxin-antitoxin system Phd/YefM family antitoxin, with translation MKFLSVRDLKAKSSLIWKELPNQKDMVITSNGRPIAILSSVTEDNLELVLSSFRQARATQAVNAIQHESVRKGTDKISTGEIDDEIKSVRSRRKK, from the coding sequence ATGAAATTTTTAAGTGTCAGAGATCTCAAAGCCAAGTCTTCGCTTATCTGGAAAGAGCTGCCGAACCAGAAAGATATGGTGATTACCAGTAACGGCAGGCCGATTGCCATTCTTTCATCCGTAACAGAGGACAACCTCGAACTGGTTTTGTCGTCCTTTCGCCAGGCAAGGGCAACGCAGGCGGTTAATGCCATTCAGCACGAGTCCGTGCGAAAGGGAACGGATAAAATTTCCACAGGTGAAATCGACGATGAAATCAAGTCGGTTCGCTCCCGGCGGAAAAAATGA
- a CDS encoding putative toxin-antitoxin system toxin component, PIN family: MKIVLDTNVLVSGLLTPYGPNGEIIRLISAGVLTVQYDSRIFLEYQDVLARPRFQFDMQDVNTFLAWLKQTGQVVFGAPLGKRLPDPDDEPFLEVAIAGQAVCIITGNKKHFPKAVRQNVTIFSPAEFIEFFRKHNEGTGQAHPQG; this comes from the coding sequence ATGAAAATCGTGCTTGATACAAACGTGCTGGTTTCCGGGCTTCTTACACCGTATGGGCCAAACGGCGAGATCATCCGCCTGATTTCGGCCGGCGTGCTTACGGTTCAATATGATTCAAGGATATTTCTTGAATACCAGGATGTCCTGGCGAGACCCAGGTTCCAATTTGATATGCAGGATGTGAACACCTTTCTGGCCTGGTTGAAACAAACGGGCCAGGTGGTTTTCGGCGCGCCACTGGGAAAAAGGCTGCCGGATCCGGATGATGAGCCCTTTCTTGAGGTTGCCATTGCCGGGCAGGCGGTATGCATAATAACAGGGAACAAAAAACATTTTCCCAAAGCGGTTCGGCAGAATGTCACCATATTTTCGCCTGCTGAATTTATCGAGTTTTTCAGAAAACATAATGAGGGCACAGGGCAGGCCCATCCCCAGGGGTGA
- a CDS encoding PaaI family thioesterase yields the protein MSDLQDHINSARRTGNIDFSIEERRADCVISRMPVTPGVLNPYGTVQAGAMIWLADVTASVLALEGRKIEDDGKGFPLAVNIHTSLVGNQTTGDITAEARFLSKGKTVMVIRTRVTGNRNKLLAEVTTTHVIAK from the coding sequence ATGAGTGACCTGCAGGACCATATCAACTCGGCCAGAAGAACGGGGAATATCGATTTTTCCATTGAGGAGCGGCGTGCTGATTGCGTTATCAGTCGAATGCCGGTCACCCCCGGCGTTTTAAATCCCTATGGCACGGTGCAGGCTGGTGCGATGATATGGCTGGCTGATGTTACCGCCTCGGTGCTTGCACTTGAGGGGCGAAAAATCGAGGATGACGGAAAGGGGTTTCCTCTTGCTGTAAACATTCATACAAGTCTTGTCGGTAACCAGACAACCGGCGATATTACCGCGGAGGCAAGGTTTTTGAGCAAGGGTAAAACAGTGATGGTTATCCGGACGCGAGTGACTGGAAACAGGAACAAGCTGCTGGCAGAAGTGACAACGACCCATGTAATTGCCAAATAG
- a CDS encoding methyltransferase — MKKDSQNTDPDRLLRYRDSIYAADLLVCAVACLDFFTFLSEGPKTFDEICDKMEIQPRPADVMVSLLLSMELIETNAHRYGLAELSAKYLVSDSPDSLVPYYRSLKNRPQCLEFHEVLKTGRPAGWSSKDKGDSWTKSMENPEFADTFTAAMDSRGAFLARKLAETIDVSQHNALLDIAGGSGIYACSIANRNPRLAAAVLEIPPVDLAAKRSIESKGMSARINVVAGNMFDKIPTGYDVHLFANAFHDWDIDAVTTLAANSFKSLSPGGFIAVFDAHLNQFKTGPLSVAEYSCLLMHSTEGKCYSTKEIGDILMSAGFGRVEVTDVAADRTLISGKKL; from the coding sequence ATGAAAAAGGATTCTCAAAACACCGATCCCGATCGTCTGCTCAGATACAGGGATTCAATTTATGCAGCGGATTTGCTGGTGTGCGCGGTGGCCTGCCTCGATTTTTTCACCTTTCTGAGTGAAGGCCCGAAAACCTTTGATGAGATCTGTGACAAAATGGAAATTCAGCCTCGACCGGCGGACGTCATGGTGTCACTTCTTCTCTCCATGGAACTGATTGAAACGAATGCGCACAGATATGGGTTGGCTGAGCTGTCTGCGAAATATCTTGTCAGCGACAGCCCGGACAGCCTGGTCCCTTATTACCGTTCTCTTAAGAACCGCCCTCAATGCCTGGAGTTTCATGAGGTTCTCAAAACCGGAAGGCCTGCCGGCTGGTCGAGTAAAGATAAAGGGGACAGCTGGACAAAAAGTATGGAAAATCCGGAATTCGCGGACACCTTTACCGCTGCCATGGACAGCCGAGGCGCTTTTCTTGCCCGAAAACTCGCCGAGACAATCGACGTCAGTCAGCACAACGCGCTTCTGGACATTGCCGGTGGCTCAGGCATATACGCCTGCTCCATCGCAAACCGGAACCCTCGTCTGGCGGCCGCCGTCCTTGAAATACCTCCCGTGGACCTTGCTGCAAAACGGTCAATCGAATCAAAGGGCATGTCGGCCAGGATCAACGTTGTCGCCGGAAACATGTTTGATAAAATTCCCACTGGTTATGACGTCCATCTGTTTGCCAATGCCTTTCACGACTGGGATATCGACGCTGTAACCACGCTGGCCGCCAATTCCTTCAAGAGCCTGTCCCCCGGCGGTTTTATAGCGGTCTTTGATGCCCATCTGAATCAATTTAAGACAGGACCTCTTTCCGTTGCTGAGTATTCATGCCTGCTGATGCATTCAACGGAAGGTAAATGTTATTCTACGAAAGAAATCGGCGATATTCTCATGTCCGCGGGGTTTGGCCGGGTTGAAGTCACTGATGTTGCGGCTGACAGGACGTTAATCTCCGGAAAGAAGCTTTAA
- a CDS encoding LDCC motif putative metal-binding protein: MNTLNNETKRHETGSTCCGISHDQDHAHDGTTACHCNLDTAPEKKQGAIKRWLNRMAKANQKAFGSSGPRCGCG, from the coding sequence ATGAACACCCTGAACAACGAAACAAAGAGACACGAAACAGGTTCGACATGCTGCGGCATATCCCATGATCAGGACCATGCCCATGACGGTACAACGGCCTGCCACTGTAACCTTGACACTGCCCCGGAGAAAAAGCAGGGGGCCATCAAACGATGGCTGAACCGGATGGCAAAAGCCAATCAGAAAGCCTTCGGCTCTTCAGGCCCCAGGTGCGGCTGCGGATAG
- a CDS encoding periplasmic heavy metal sensor, whose translation MTKLTSTIGILLLVFAVAVPVMAWGPGWGRGHMMGYGNNGPGDYYGNVTQEQREKLESLDRAFYDETRDIQEKLWTKQGDLEAILNTTEPDLEKAKAVQSDISRLRASLDEKRLAYQVEVRKITPNQRAYGYGGRYNHMGPYGMGYTAGHCWN comes from the coding sequence ATGACGAAACTGACATCCACTATAGGTATTCTTTTGCTGGTATTTGCCGTGGCGGTTCCTGTCATGGCATGGGGACCCGGATGGGGTCGCGGTCATATGATGGGATACGGGAACAACGGACCCGGCGATTATTACGGGAACGTGACCCAGGAGCAGCGTGAAAAGCTGGAATCCCTTGACCGCGCATTCTATGATGAGACCCGCGATATTCAGGAAAAGCTCTGGACAAAACAGGGAGACCTGGAAGCGATTCTGAATACCACCGAACCGGATCTTGAAAAGGCAAAGGCCGTGCAGAGTGACATCAGCCGGCTTCGGGCAAGCCTGGACGAAAAAAGGCTGGCCTACCAGGTCGAAGTGCGCAAGATCACGCCCAATCAGCGGGCCTACGGGTATGGCGGCCGGTATAACCACATGGGGCCCTATGGAATGGGCTACACCGCCGGCCATTGCTGGAATTAA
- a CDS encoding TetR/AcrR family transcriptional regulator encodes MPTRKKPAKKPAKPASPKGPGPKGIATRLRVLKAARQVFTTASFQAAGIRAIAEKAGVPHPLVIHYFKSKEALFEEVAMEIQNEILEGHPEFFSRLQTMGADKRKAVYLEGILRQGLRRPDAYRVMLLNAVEMVDPDTPLPGVDRMARVHEKVLSLVADHILEQAPAQETAMFMLVFMLVAVHFIGGRAFHQKTLGVDDKDYENWVKNTLAGLFIPVLDVLSKGKAAVPAEYMARWPGTPVHPPERSASAAKKQQEAPLPRGEITKKRILYAARRVFTTRPYDSATIRQIGQAGKFDFSRIHHFFPTKAALFEAVIQDAFETFVETIESWQQGVKGLPPEEVFIHYLQQGLAYCFENREMVGTLVINIAHYDSHRHVSGFTLMTRVHSNLLKMVEQSVPPGIPAEEVSRWLYTIVMMGYTLAGAPAYPARIMGLDPDSGAYKKKVFEILCFVFLPSLRSRL; translated from the coding sequence TTGCCGACCAGAAAAAAACCTGCAAAAAAACCCGCAAAACCGGCCTCCCCAAAAGGACCCGGCCCCAAGGGAATTGCCACCCGCCTGCGGGTGCTTAAGGCGGCACGACAGGTCTTTACCACCGCCTCCTTTCAGGCGGCCGGCATTCGGGCCATTGCCGAAAAGGCGGGCGTGCCCCATCCCCTGGTGATCCATTATTTTAAATCAAAGGAGGCCCTGTTCGAAGAGGTGGCCATGGAGATCCAGAACGAAATCCTGGAGGGCCACCCTGAATTTTTCAGTCGGCTTCAGACCATGGGGGCCGACAAGCGCAAGGCCGTTTACCTGGAAGGCATTCTGCGCCAGGGGCTGCGCCGGCCCGATGCCTACCGGGTGATGCTGCTAAACGCCGTGGAAATGGTCGACCCGGACACACCGCTTCCGGGCGTGGACCGCATGGCCCGGGTGCATGAAAAGGTTTTGTCCCTGGTGGCCGATCATATTCTGGAGCAGGCACCGGCACAGGAGACCGCCATGTTCATGCTTGTGTTCATGCTGGTGGCCGTCCATTTTATCGGGGGCCGGGCCTTTCATCAAAAGACCCTTGGCGTAGATGACAAAGATTATGAAAACTGGGTGAAAAACACCCTGGCCGGGCTTTTTATCCCGGTGCTGGACGTGCTGTCCAAAGGCAAGGCCGCGGTGCCGGCCGAGTATATGGCCCGGTGGCCGGGAACGCCTGTTCACCCGCCGGAGCGCTCCGCTTCAGCGGCCAAAAAACAGCAGGAAGCGCCCCTGCCCAGAGGCGAGATCACGAAAAAAAGAATCCTGTACGCGGCCCGCCGGGTCTTTACCACCCGGCCTTACGACAGCGCCACCATCCGGCAGATCGGCCAGGCAGGCAAATTCGATTTTTCCCGCATTCACCACTTTTTCCCCACCAAGGCCGCGCTCTTTGAAGCCGTGATCCAGGACGCCTTTGAAACGTTTGTCGAGACCATTGAAAGCTGGCAGCAGGGCGTAAAAGGGCTGCCGCCGGAAGAGGTGTTCATCCACTACCTTCAACAGGGCCTTGCCTACTGTTTTGAAAACCGGGAAATGGTGGGCACCCTGGTCATCAACATCGCCCACTACGACAGCCACCGGCATGTGTCCGGGTTTACCCTGATGACCCGGGTCCACTCCAACCTGCTGAAGATGGTGGAGCAGAGCGTGCCGCCCGGCATTCCCGCCGAAGAAGTGAGCAGATGGCTTTATACCATCGTCATGATGGGCTACACCCTTGCCGGAGCCCCTGCCTACCCGGCCCGGATCATGGGCCTTGACCCGGACTCCGGCGCCTACAAAAAAAAGGTCTTTGAGATCCTCTGCTTTGTCTTTCTGCCCTCCCTGAGAAGCCGCCTGTAA